Proteins from one Mycobacterium adipatum genomic window:
- a CDS encoding lycopene cyclase family protein encodes MTFGPRLPAMDILVVGGGPAGMALAAECARLGLDTGLLDPSPDRPWTATYGMWSQELPPDLPESVVSARAAGRVIALTEHRLGWEYAVLDVPALHRHLADRLTGVHISTGRAVGSPRPGVVALADGSELRAAVVVDAGGRARPLDPAGARRVPAEQTAYGLVVDEAVAAPFTEPGTALFMDWRADHGETGWPTFLYAVPLGGGQVLVEETSLARRPGLPLSALRSRLHARLARHGVPVPEGARSERVSFPLDQPRYRGAGALGFGAAAPLIHPATGFSVAASLRLAPRVATALATGLPAGPDAALAAARDIVWSRSARAIHRFRRIGLEALLQMPPADVPAFFETFFALPAEHRWTYLTARDDVRGTAVAMARLFRIADGRLRRHLVGAAVRRPVTTNASRR; translated from the coding sequence GTGACCTTCGGACCACGGCTGCCCGCGATGGACATCCTGGTCGTGGGCGGCGGACCCGCAGGCATGGCGTTGGCGGCGGAATGCGCGCGACTGGGGCTGGACACCGGGTTGCTGGACCCCTCCCCCGACCGGCCGTGGACGGCCACCTACGGGATGTGGAGTCAGGAACTACCGCCGGACCTGCCGGAATCCGTGGTGTCGGCACGGGCGGCGGGCCGGGTGATCGCGCTGACCGAGCACCGCTTGGGTTGGGAGTACGCCGTTCTCGATGTGCCCGCCCTGCACCGGCATCTCGCCGACCGGCTCACCGGGGTGCACATCAGCACCGGGCGGGCGGTCGGCTCGCCGCGCCCTGGTGTGGTCGCCCTGGCCGACGGATCCGAGCTGCGCGCCGCGGTGGTCGTCGATGCGGGGGGTCGGGCTCGACCCCTCGATCCCGCCGGGGCGCGCCGGGTGCCTGCCGAACAGACGGCGTACGGTCTGGTGGTCGACGAGGCGGTGGCGGCGCCGTTCACCGAGCCCGGGACGGCGCTGTTCATGGACTGGCGTGCCGACCACGGCGAGACCGGTTGGCCGACCTTCCTGTACGCCGTGCCGCTGGGCGGCGGGCAGGTGCTGGTGGAGGAGACCTCGCTGGCCCGCCGACCGGGGTTGCCGTTGTCGGCGCTGCGCAGCCGGTTGCATGCCCGGCTGGCCCGGCACGGCGTGCCCGTACCGGAAGGCGCACGCAGCGAGAGGGTTTCGTTTCCGCTCGATCAGCCGCGGTACCGCGGTGCGGGCGCACTCGGATTCGGCGCGGCCGCGCCGCTGATCCACCCGGCGACCGGATTCAGTGTCGCCGCGTCGCTGAGGCTGGCCCCACGGGTGGCCACGGCGCTCGCCACCGGGCTGCCGGCCGGCCCGGATGCCGCGCTGGCTGCGGCGCGCGACATCGTCTGGTCGCGCTCGGCGCGCGCGATCCACCGCTTCCGCCGGATCGGCTTGGAGGCGCTGTTGCAGATGCCCCCCGCGGATGTGCCTGCGTTCTTCGAGACGTTCTTCGCTCTCCCGGCCGAGCACCGGTGGACCTACCTGACCGCGCGCGACGATGTCCGCGGGACCGCCGTGGCCATGGCCCGCCTGTTCCGGATCGCGGACGGCCGCCTGCGCCGCCACCTCGTCGGCGCGGCTGTCCGCAGGCCGGTGACCACCAATGCGTCCCGTCGCTGA
- a CDS encoding coiled-coil domain-containing protein: protein MTRVRHTLRRMTVGSAATLLALAVTMSDVNADPAADALAELRELSAQAVQSREAVTSAQRQVDATLATQIAADNRHRADLATLEAATAQLAPYQDAADRVAAMTYMNGGTGQLAAVLTAGSPQQLIDKMALHRAVAAQTADQMAALKPARERAAAAVQASERSAAGARAAAEQAAAVRAELQAKLSEMLKQIAAAEAQYAALTPQQQAVVDNAPPPPAAPAPAPTDPAIVAMPPAPSLAAAVMDIPEAALPVGVANEAGLQPNAILAARAVSAQFPQIGEIGGVRPDSKPWHPSGLAIDIMIPNSGSPEGIALGDQIMAFAMNNAARFGLQDVIWRGTYYTPAGPQASGYGHFDHVHITVTPRR, encoded by the coding sequence ATGACCCGGGTGCGCCACACACTCCGGCGAATGACGGTCGGATCAGCGGCAACCCTGCTGGCACTGGCCGTGACGATGAGCGATGTCAACGCCGACCCGGCGGCTGACGCGCTGGCCGAACTCCGCGAGTTGTCCGCGCAGGCGGTGCAGAGTCGCGAGGCGGTCACCAGCGCCCAACGCCAGGTGGATGCCACCCTGGCCACCCAGATCGCGGCCGACAACCGTCACCGCGCCGACCTGGCCACCCTGGAAGCGGCGACCGCGCAGCTGGCGCCCTATCAGGACGCCGCGGATCGCGTCGCCGCCATGACCTATATGAACGGTGGTACCGGGCAGCTGGCGGCCGTGCTGACCGCCGGCTCACCGCAACAGTTGATCGACAAGATGGCACTGCACCGAGCGGTGGCCGCTCAGACCGCCGACCAGATGGCGGCGTTGAAACCGGCACGGGAGCGCGCGGCCGCCGCGGTCCAGGCCTCGGAGCGTTCCGCCGCCGGTGCACGGGCCGCGGCCGAACAGGCCGCCGCCGTGCGCGCCGAACTGCAGGCCAAGCTCAGCGAGATGTTGAAGCAGATCGCGGCCGCGGAGGCGCAGTATGCGGCGTTGACCCCGCAACAGCAGGCCGTGGTCGACAACGCCCCGCCGCCGCCGGCGGCCCCAGCTCCGGCCCCGACCGATCCGGCCATCGTCGCGATGCCCCCCGCACCGTCCCTCGCGGCCGCCGTCATGGATATCCCGGAGGCGGCGTTGCCCGTGGGCGTCGCCAACGAGGCGGGTCTGCAGCCCAATGCGATCCTGGCGGCCCGGGCCGTCAGTGCACAGTTCCCGCAGATCGGCGAGATCGGCGGCGTCCGGCCGGACTCGAAGCCCTGGCATCCGAGCGGCCTGGCGATCGACATCATGATCCCGAACTCCGGGAGCCCCGAGGGCATCGCGCTCGGTGATCAGATCATGGCGTTCGCGATGAACAACGCGGCCCGGTTCGGGCTCCAGGATGTGATCTGGCGCGGCACCTACTACACGCCGGCCGGTCCGCAGGCCTCGGGATACGGCCACTTCGACCATGTGCACATCACGGTGACGCCCCGCCGCTGA
- a CDS encoding HpcH/HpaI aldolase/citrate lyase family protein codes for MSVVSAQVAERIRKPHWSLARTWLLQPGTPGGEAVFDTVVEGNADVVVLDIEDGLPDAQKPAGRRAVAQWLSGTGRAWVRINAVDTPFWAADLDALGGVPGVAGVMLAKTESAADIAATVQRLPADTPVVALIESALGIESAFDIARAPGCSRIAFGVGDFRRDTGMSDDPAVLAYPRARLVIGSRAAGLPAPIDGPTLRTAANRLARETAVAKAAGMTGRLCLDLAHAETINRLLSPSPLEIDEARGTLDRLDAPNGPYDGSVGPTRARAEAVLDLACKLGLIPRRA; via the coding sequence GTGAGCGTGGTCTCAGCGCAGGTCGCCGAACGCATCCGCAAACCACACTGGTCGTTGGCCCGGACGTGGTTGTTGCAGCCGGGCACCCCGGGCGGGGAGGCGGTGTTCGACACCGTGGTCGAGGGCAACGCCGATGTCGTGGTCCTCGACATCGAGGACGGATTGCCCGATGCGCAGAAGCCGGCGGGCCGCCGCGCTGTCGCGCAGTGGCTGTCCGGCACCGGGCGGGCGTGGGTTCGGATCAACGCCGTCGATACCCCGTTCTGGGCGGCTGATCTGGATGCCCTGGGCGGCGTCCCTGGCGTGGCCGGGGTGATGCTGGCCAAGACCGAGTCCGCCGCGGACATCGCCGCCACCGTGCAGCGGTTGCCGGCGGACACGCCGGTGGTGGCGTTGATCGAGTCCGCTCTCGGTATCGAGTCGGCGTTCGACATCGCGCGGGCCCCGGGATGTAGTCGTATCGCGTTCGGTGTCGGCGATTTCCGCCGCGACACCGGGATGAGCGATGACCCCGCGGTGCTGGCCTACCCCAGGGCCAGGCTGGTCATCGGCAGCCGGGCCGCGGGGCTGCCGGCACCGATCGACGGGCCCACGCTGCGCACCGCGGCCAACCGGCTGGCCCGGGAGACGGCGGTGGCCAAGGCCGCCGGGATGACGGGGCGGCTGTGCCTGGATCTCGCCCACGCCGAGACGATCAACCGGCTGCTCAGCCCGTCGCCGCTGGAGATCGACGAGGCGCGCGGCACGCTCGACCGGCTGGACGCACCCAACGGCCCCTATGACGGCAGCGTCGGGCCTACCCGGGCGCGCGCCGAAGCCGTGCTCGACCTCGCCTGCAAGCTCGGCCTCATCCCGCGCCGAGCCTGA
- a CDS encoding DUF1906 domain-containing protein produces MPDSRAVSRRDALRYAAAVSAAAGLGAASLAHAPTAAAAAPTLIDYAMRQIPAQDIRAAGHAGVINYVSTSRPGSSFGAKPITLPYAQQLTAAGLIIVSNYQYGKPGGTAPSDFTRGYAGGVADAKTAWALHTAAGGGKSAPIFFSVDDDIDRGTWNNLALPWFRGINAVIGEMRTGIYAGVNPCQWAIEDGVIGRSSSPGKAWIWQTRSWSKGQIHPAAVLYQRVIDTASNPGPVVGGIRVDVNDVLAQDCGQWNKHP; encoded by the coding sequence ATGCCGGATTCGCGCGCGGTCTCCCGCCGTGACGCCCTGCGCTATGCCGCAGCGGTGTCCGCAGCCGCCGGTCTCGGCGCGGCATCGCTGGCCCACGCGCCCACCGCCGCGGCCGCGGCACCCACGCTGATCGACTATGCGATGCGCCAGATTCCGGCCCAGGACATCCGGGCGGCCGGGCATGCCGGGGTGATCAACTACGTGTCCACCTCACGCCCGGGCTCGTCGTTCGGAGCCAAACCCATCACGCTGCCCTATGCCCAGCAGTTGACCGCGGCCGGGTTGATCATCGTGAGCAACTACCAGTACGGAAAGCCCGGGGGGACAGCGCCTTCGGATTTCACCCGCGGGTACGCCGGCGGCGTCGCCGACGCCAAGACCGCCTGGGCATTGCACACCGCGGCAGGTGGCGGAAAGAGCGCACCGATCTTCTTCAGCGTCGATGACGATATCGACCGCGGCACCTGGAACAACCTGGCACTGCCGTGGTTTCGCGGGATCAACGCGGTGATCGGCGAAATGCGTACCGGCATCTACGCCGGTGTGAACCCCTGCCAGTGGGCCATCGAAGACGGCGTCATCGGCAGGTCGAGCTCGCCCGGCAAGGCCTGGATCTGGCAGACCCGGTCCTGGTCCAAGGGCCAGATCCATCCGGCCGCCGTGCTCTACCAACGCGTCATCGACACGGCCTCGAATCCGGGGCCGGTTGTCGGCGGCATCCGCGTGGACGTCAACGATGTGCTGGCCCAGGACTGCGGCCAATGGAACAAGCACCCCTGA